In one Bactrocera tryoni isolate S06 chromosome 5, CSIRO_BtryS06_freeze2, whole genome shotgun sequence genomic region, the following are encoded:
- the LOC120777634 gene encoding SET and MYND domain-containing protein 4, with product MEMGDISYQQICSARTVQSDQKGFFNEFFLEVKEGCSDKWLKHYFSQLKSNEARILSIFSDREVCDTVLGVLENVAPVYKGKDGLFSVQRRAQADKFNLLGDFKQALPLANLAVMRAPAKDVDLAVDNGLSLAMAYRSRAAILINLGNGQAAMSDLKLAANYGLELKENVDYYIKLAKAYALMGETARSEISLKIAEKLSGNNIALRDAFGKELSLIKPSEKIKSAVAPPLASGENANLRGASNLVKLAETKERGRFMVAGDHLKTGDVVLCENPVAACLSPNYYGSHCHHCFERLITPVPCVNCSGIAFCSAQCMGEACDSYHRFECHFMDLFIGSGMSILCYLALRVFTQASSVESAIHDANTMYEHLCAHIESRQAEDYLQRSLMAGFLLRCLQKAQYFGRRKSEGVNPTAVELQVGAALLGLLQVLQYNAHEVFETKITEEHHFEGSKVVYVGAAIYATGAYFNHECWPSVARYFVGKKLVLTTIKPHQPNEVIAENYGPIFTKTNLKERQRSLRGRYLFDCKCMACQENWPTIQKIDKQVRFRCLTANCPNVLKFPKDISKEVRCARCRKNVSLKTSVAKMIQIEELYRKAAEDMHKQNIPQAIEQFKEGIEMFFEIAVLPHKDTIIAQHSLIKCLADGGTTFK from the exons ATGGAGATGGGAGACATTTCTTATCAGCAAATCTGCAGCGCACGCACCGTGCAATCCGATCAGAAGGGCTTCTTCAACGAATTCTTTTTGGAGGTGAAGGAAGGTTGCAGTGACAAGTGGTTGAAACACTATTTCAGTCAATTGAAATCGAACGAAGCGCGTATATTGTCGATCTTCAGCGATCGTGAGGTATGTGATACGGTCTTGGGTGTGCTGGAAAATGTCGCACCGGTCTACAAAGGCAAAGATGGACTGTTTTCGGTGCAACGGCGCGCACAGGCagataaattcaatttgttgGGAGATTTCAAACAAGCCTTGCCACTTGCCAATTTGGCCGTAATGCGTGCACCGGCGAAAG ATGTGGATCTAGCTGTGGATAACGGTCTCAGTTTGGCTATGGCCTATCGCTCTCGTGCCGCAATTCTTATTAATTTGGGTAATGGTCAGGCTGCCATGAGTGATCTCAAATTAGCCGCAAATTATGGTTTGGAGCTGAAGGAGAATGTCGATTATTATATCAAATTGGCGAAAGCTTATGCCT TAATGGGTGAAACTGCGCGCTCGGAAATATCTTTGAAAATTGCTGAGAAACTCTCTGGTAATAATATTGCCTTAAGAGATGCCTTCGGCAAGGAACTGTCACTGATAAAACCCAGCGAAAAGATCAAATCGGCTGTGGCACCACCGCTGGCGAGTGGTGAAAATGCCAACTTACGTGGTGCTTCTAACTTGGTGAAATTGGCGGAGACCAAAGAAAGAGGTCGTTTCATGGTCGCTGGTGATCATTTGAAGACCGGTGACGTTGTGCTCTGTGAGAATCCAGTTGCCGCATGTTTATCACCTAATTATTATGGCAGTCACTGTCATCACTGTTTCGAGAG GTTAATTACTCCAGTGCCATGTGTTAATTGCTCTGGAATCGCTTTCTGCTCTGCGCAATGCATGGGAGAGGCATGTGACAGTTATCATCGTTTTGAATGCCACTTTATGGATCTTTTCATTG GTTCCGGCATGTCAATACTTTGCTACTTGGCCTTACGTGTATTCACACAAGCCTCGAGCGTGGAGAGTGCCATCCATGATGCGAACACGATGTATGAGCATCTTTGTGCTCATATTGAGAGCCGACAAGCCGAAGATTACTTACAACGTTCACTGATGGCCGGCTTCTTATTGCGCTGCTTGCAGAAAGCGCAATACTTTGGACGTCGTAAGAGTGAGGGTGTGAATCCAACTGCTGTTGAGTTGCAGGTAGGTGCCGCACTCCTCGGACTGTTGCAGGTGCTACAATACAATGCGCACGAAGTTTTTGAGACTAAAATAACCGAGGAACACCATTTCGAGGGCTCTAAAGTGGTCTATGTAGGTGCTGCCATCTACGCGACAGGCGCTTATTTCAATCACGAGTGCTGGCCGAGCGTGGCCCGTTACTTTGTTGGCAAGAAACTGGTGTTGACAACCATAAAGCCACATCAGCCGAACGAAGTGATAGCTGAGAACTACGGACCGATTTTCaccaaaacaaatttgaaagagcGCCAAAGATCACTGCGTGGTCGCTACCTGTTCGATTGCAAATGTATGGCCTGTCAAGAGAATTGGCCAACAATACAGAAAATCGATAAGCAAGTTCGTTTCCGTTGTCTCACTGCAAATTGTCCAAATGTTTTGAAGTTCCCGAAGGATATATCCAAGGAGGTGCGCTGCGCACGTTGTCGAAAAAATGTTTCGCTGAAAACGAGTGTAGCGAAAATGATTCAAATAGAGGAGCTTTATCGGAAAGCCGCTGAGGACATGCACAAGCAAAACATACCGCAAGCAATTGAGCAATTTAAGGAAGGTATTGAAATGTTTTTCGAAATAGCAGTTTTGCCCCACAAGGACACAATTATAGCTCAGCATTCGTTGATCAAGTGTTTGGCCGATGGGGGTACCacttttaaatag
- the LOC120778501 gene encoding RNA polymerase II-associated protein 1, producing the protein MIKRPQSGETEEDILRMQNEFLSQRAKNPKLQPAAQFVKVPKETKKSLFVRSRQKASESANDNAEQKLYSAASVPTVKQEILGEIHEKIVGNLDTSNVEKFSEIVLGDIVEKKFDAPMLNDGMDVEENIGFPTIKLTTLEKSTKAGKSIFATGGLSKNQPMKNQISAPSEDLSKMYGNESVIVSNSTIAAEVHKENLDILSKMNRDDILAEREKLLNSIDPTLLELLKKRRQDKSNQSLPSSAISTTTKTKSSEKFEIQEPMDVSSVITPSNAAYDILQQSEAENWVHFDVVETDKLKWMRDIGESTANVKPGEQFEARFDWKGVLLPYSVENTPVSELVPASNAPAKDDRELYLHGDEPHRPGYTLQELFRLARSNIMQQRISAFGAIGGILSIYNQGFYDGVLELPISKIFFLLRLGLDDNTPAVLEVVSRALAFLFYNEADETLLDFIFENPGCHWQPSLESADMSTDIKDLNALENLQKQMQQLQMHDESNRSMFRSDFEEHENESKTSMSDFQLAETNLIECLLRTNILQRIYFILSAVKPENSTVTSCLKLLIRLARTNKEIAGKIVANNELMQCLFAHFLPDLAHLEANLSTPQFYYQPQFLCLKLVRILITQNLGIAVRLMNMQLPDILINYLSYRSDIKDAMIKVQIECLRIVRCLLLLRIDDSLYSRLDSAFYNMLQWHCNYLKFELGGPYLLRQHASALLMAIGSEPCSAKSNHMLSEMLNKCCSAWFYRATRNDVTEFSQTTLLSACLHVANWHIQRDEQKYFNEFFTKYLRDFLHSASFRKCVNQLITSSVIIRKSGDRRYVHTPLPNVGAVLLHEDGPQLIIPQAYSIFLLNTLWSHIELQMSRSHVEAHKPLLAALMTPPIAETFVKYLTLLSNNLNHYLCSNFYTKIEVQFVYKLLGSSELLQHFNFSQILQLVYNYLCCLGAEHILEIEQLFERIIFNTQYLNVSESALRKWKEVFVSLAQSHYIVVEPSNLSLTKSSHTSAILTRDWPYFFFKIILQNFLDNAPQKITVDFSERDILEMTLTLVTELEDSSSNLKIVTPTEELMYAMTAFMGPESEFLNEEIRPLLRKHLLRFYDKYQNYTFDLDKAVIGKCKFESLYSLFVDHFQATSYGDELFGSLVLLPMAQKYDSKWRRRMWSDYAPALCYLNCDESLLINGLGAYLEPAEQDESLIKAYALMLNTSDVRVGTIPYKIAKYHLEHFKKTPKNE; encoded by the exons atgataaaacgACCACAAAGTGGTGAAACCGAAGAGGATATATTGCGGATGCAAAATGAGTTTTTATCGCAACGGGCGAAAAATCCAAAACTCCAACCGGCAGCGCAATTCGTTAAAGTGCCAAAag aaACCAAAAAGTCGTTGTTTGTAAGGAGCCGCCAGAAGGCAAGTGAAAGTGCTAATGACAATGCAGAGCAGAAGCTTTATAGCGCAGCGTCAGTTCCGACAGTCAAGCAGGAAATCTTAGGAGAAATACACGAGAAGATAGTTGGAAATTTGGACACAAGCAATGTAGAAAAGTTTAGTGAGATAGTGCTTGGGGATATTGTAGAGAAAAAATTCGATGCTCCAATGCTGAATGACGGTATGGACGTTGAAGAAAATATCGGGTTTCCAACAATCAAATTAACAACATTGGAA aaaTCTACAAAAGCTGGCAAAAGTATATTTGCAACTGGTGGTCTAAGTAAAAATCAGCCCATGAAAAATCAAATATCGGCACCCTCAGAGGATTTGAGCAAGATGTATGGTAACGAAAGTGTGATAGTCAGCAATTCTACAATTGCTGCAGAAGTGCATAAAGAAAACTTAGATATTTTGAGCAAAATGAATAGAGATGACATCTTAGCAGAAAGGGAGAAACTATTGAATTCGATAG ACCCCACTCTCTTGGAATTGCTGAAAAAGCGACGACAAGACAAATCAAATCAATCACTTCCTTCAAGTGCTATAAGCACTACAACTAAAACTAAATCTTCTGAAAAGTTTGAAATACAAGAACCTATGGATGTTAGTTCCGTTATAACACCAAGCAATGCGGCATATGATATATTACAACAAAGTGAGGCGGAAAATTGGGTACACTTCGATGTAGTTGAGACTGATAAGCTTAAATGGATGCGTGATATAGGAGAAAGTACGGCGAATGTGAAGCCGGGTGAACAATTTGAGGCGCGTTTCGACTGGAAGGGTGTACTACTGCCGTACTCGGTtgaaaatacaccagtctcagAACTGGTGCCTGCTAGTAATGCTCCCGCAAAAGATGATAGAGAACTTTATCTGCACGGAGATGAACCTCATAGACCCGGTTACACGCTGCAAGAACTTTTTCGCTTGGCACg CTCGAATATTATGCAACAACGCATATCGGCATTCGGTGCGATTGGTGGCATTCTAAGCATATACAACCAAGGCTTCTATGACGGTGTCTTAGAGTTgccaatttcgaaaatattcttcTTACTGCGTCTCGGACTTGATGACAATACGCCAGCTGTGCTGGAAGTTGTGTCAAGAGCGCTAGCTTTTCTCTTTTACAACGAGGCAGATGAG ACTTTACTGGACTTcattttcgaaaatcctggcTGTCATTGGCAGCCCAGTTTGGAGTCAGCCGACATGAGTACTGATATTAAAGATCTGAATGCGttagaaaatttacaaaaacaaatgcagcAATTACAAATGCATGACGAAAGCAACCGTTCCATGTTTCGCAGTGACTTCGAAGAGCACGAAAATGAGAGTAAAACTTCCATGAGCGATTTTCAATTAGCGGAAACTAATCTCATTGAATGCCTGTTGCGTACAAATATTCTGCAACGCATCTA ttttattttgagCGCTGTCAAGCCGGAAAATAGCACAGTTACGTCGTGTCTAAAGCTGCTCATACGCTTGGCGCGCACAAACAAGGAGATCGCTGGAAAAATTGTCGCCAATAACGAGCTAATGCAGTGTCTCTTCGCGCATTTCTTGCCAGACTTGGCGCACTTGG aAGCAAACTTGTCTACGCcgcaattttattatcaacCACAATTCTTATGCCTAAAACTCGTGCGTATTTTAATTACACAAAATCTCGGCATCGCTGTGCGCTTGATGAATATGCAGCTGCCGGATATACTGATCAACTATTTGTCGTACCGCAGCGATATTAAA gatGCCATGATTAAAGTGCAAATTGAGTGCTTGCGCATTGTGCGTTGCCTGCTACTGCTGCGTATTGACGATTCGCTTTACAG CCGTTTGGACTCCGCCTTCTATAATATGTTGCAGTGGCATTGCAATTACTTAAAGTTCGAGTTGGGCGGTCCATATTTGCTGCGACAACACGCTTCGGCTTTATTGATGGCAATTGGCAGTGAGCCCTGCAGTGCGAAGTCAAATCATATGTTGAGCGAAATGCTTAATAAATGCTGTTCCGCCTGGTTTTATCGTGCGACACGAAACGATGTTACCGAG ttcTCCCAAACAACTCTTCTCAGCGCCTGCCTACATGTCGCAAATTGGCACATACAACGcgatgaacaaaaatattttaacgaattttttacgaaatatttgCGTGATTTTTTACATTCCGCATCGTTTAGGAAATGTGTGAACCAACTAAT CACCTCCTCTGTAATTATACGCAAGTCAGGCGATCGCCGTTATGTGCATACACCGTTACCTAATGTGGGTGCAGTGCTGTTGCATGAGGACGGTCCACAGTTGATTATACCGCAAGCATATAGCATTTTTCTATTAAACACCCTGTGGTCTCACATCGAATTACAAATGTCTCGAAGTCATGTTGAAGCCCATAAGCCATTATTAGCTGCTTTAATGACGCCACCAATAGCGGagacttttgtaaaatatctcACTTTGCTCTCCAACAATTTGAATCATTATTTGTGCAGCAACTTCTACACGAAAATCGAAGTGCAGTTCGTTTATAAGTTGCTGGGTTCCAGTGAATTGCTGCAGCACTTCAACTTCTCGCAAATACTACAACTCGTCTATAATTATTTGTGTTGTCTCGGCGCCGAGCATATACTGGAGATAGAGCAACTTTTCGAACGCATAATTTTCAATACGCAGTATTTAAATGTGTCTGAGTCGGCGTTAAGGAAATGGAAGGAGGTTTTCGTCAGCTTGGCGCAGTCGCACTACATTGTTGTG GAACCTTCGAACTTGAGCTTGACCAAGTCATCACACACCAGCGCTATTTTAACGCGTGATTGGCCttactttttcttcaaaatcatCTTACAAAACTTCCTTGATAATGCGCCACAAAAGATAACGGTGGATTTCTCTG AACGTGATATTTTGGAAATGACTCTCACACTCGTCACCGAGTTGGAGGATTCAAGTTcgaatttgaaaattgtaacgCCTACCGAAGAGCTTATGTATGCTATGACTGCGTTTATGGGCCCAGAAAGTGAATTTCTGAATGAGGAAATACGTCCGTTGCTGCGTAAACATTTGCTGCGCTTTTATGACAAATATCAGAATTATACGTTCGATTTGGATAAGGCAGTCATAG GCAAGTGCAAGTTCGAGAGTTTATATTCCTTATTCGTCGATCACTTTCAAGCCACCAGCTACGGCGATGAATTATTCGGTTCCTTAGTCCTGCTGCCAATGGCGCAGAAATACGACAGTAAGTGGCGTCGTCGTATGTGGTCGGATTATGCGCCCGCTCTGTGTTATCTAAATTGTGATGAATCGCTG CTTATAAATGGCTTGGGCGCGTATTTGGAGCCCGCCGAGCAGGATGAATCTTTAATTAAAGCTTATGCGCTCATGCTGAATACGAGCGATGTGCGTGTTGGCACTATACCCTACAAGATTGCAAAATATCACCTGGAACATTTTAAAAAGACGCCGaaaaatgaataa
- the LOC120778500 gene encoding general odorant-binding protein 69a isoform X1, protein MNTKQFVFLVIIYQYTFYTGVTTLEVPKHMVSGVKKLTNICIKESGASEDLFKEIRATGELPNNQNLKCFMHCVLDKIGLIDDDNIVHLDNLIEIMPPDFVPIIEQLHTTCGTKSGADGCETAFLTIECYIKREPIISKMLFSTFAD, encoded by the exons ATGAATACCAAACAGTTTGTGTTTCTCgtaattatttatcaatatacaTTCTACACAGGAGTGACCACT CTGGAGGTGCCCAAACATATGGTGTCGGGAGTAAAGAAATTGACTAATATATGCATAAAGGAATCTGGTGCCAGCGAAG attTATTTAAGGAAATCAGAGCGACGGGCGAATTGCCcaacaatcaaaatttaaagtGTTTCATGCATTGTGTGCTAGACAAAATTGGATTG ATTGATGATGATAACATCGTGCACTTGGATAATCTCATTGAAATAATGCCACCAGACTTTGTGCCGATAATAGAGCAGTTGCACACAACTTGTGGCACAAAAA gtggcgcTGATGGCTGCGAAACGGCGTTTTTAACAATAGAGTGTTATATAAAAAGAGAGCCAATCATATCGAAAATGTTGTTTTCAACATTCGCGGATTGA
- the LOC120778500 gene encoding general odorant-binding protein 69a isoform X2 gives MVSGVKKLTNICIKESGASEDLFKEIRATGELPNNQNLKCFMHCVLDKIGLIDDDNIVHLDNLIEIMPPDFVPIIEQLHTTCGTKSGADGCETAFLTIECYIKREPIISKMLFSTFAD, from the exons ATGGTGTCGGGAGTAAAGAAATTGACTAATATATGCATAAAGGAATCTGGTGCCAGCGAAG attTATTTAAGGAAATCAGAGCGACGGGCGAATTGCCcaacaatcaaaatttaaagtGTTTCATGCATTGTGTGCTAGACAAAATTGGATTG ATTGATGATGATAACATCGTGCACTTGGATAATCTCATTGAAATAATGCCACCAGACTTTGTGCCGATAATAGAGCAGTTGCACACAACTTGTGGCACAAAAA gtggcgcTGATGGCTGCGAAACGGCGTTTTTAACAATAGAGTGTTATATAAAAAGAGAGCCAATCATATCGAAAATGTTGTTTTCAACATTCGCGGATTGA